DNA from Rubripirellula lacrimiformis:
AACTGGGCATGGACCAATCCGAAGTATCACGTTTGATGCAGGCAGCCACGCTTCACGACGTGGGCAAGATTGGAATCCGCGACGAGATTCTGCAGAAACCCGGGAAACTGACCCCCGAGGAAATGATCGAAATGCAGCGACACTGCGGTCTCGGACGACGCGTCCTGGAACGAGTCCCTGGATTCGACGACTTCTTCGTACAAGACCACACGTCGATCGGCGATCAGATCATGCGGGCCTGCAGTTCACCGACGATCCAGATGGCACGGACGATCGCCCTGACTCATCACGAACGATGGGATGGCAGCGGGTACCCGCTTGGCCTGTCCGGTGAATCGATTCCCTTGGAAGGTCGGATCACCGCGGTCGCCGATGTCTTCGACGCCGTCAGCAGTCGCCGCAGCTACAAGGATCCGTTCTCGCTGGACGAATCGCTAGCGATCATTGACGAAGGAAGTGGATCTCACTTCGACCCAGCCGTCACAGCGGCCTTTCTGAGACGAGTCCAAGATATTGTCAAAATTCAAATCCAGCACGCCGACGTTGCCTAGTTCGCCACACAAACTCACCGCAGTTTGAGCCGTACCATGACCATTTCCATCGATCCAGTCGAGCGACCTCGCGTCCTTGTCGTTGACGATCACTTCACGACCAGAAAACTGATGACGGCCTGGCTAGAAATGTCAGGCTACACGGTGGTCCAGGCGGAAGATGGCGGCTGCGCCTGGGATAGCGCAAAGACCAATTGCCCGCCCATCGTGGTCACCGACTGGAACATGCCCAACATGTCGGGCCTAGAACTTTGCCGTTCCATTCGCCAACAACATGGCAACGACGACATCTACGTCCTGATCGCGACGGCTCGCGACACCGGCGATGATTTGTCGGCTGCGATGGAAGCCGGCGCCAACGACTTCCTATCCAAACCAATCCGCGAAGAAGAGTTTCTGGCCCGCATCCGCAGCGCCGAAATCGCGTTGAATCGGTTGCAAGAGAAAACGGCGCTGGCCGAATTGGATTCGTTGACCGGACTGTTGAACCAACGTTCGTTTAAACAGCGAGCGCAGCGGTCCTGCGAAATATCGATCGCCGCCGGCAATCCGGTGTCATGCATTTTGTTGGACATCGATCACTTCAAGCAGTTCAACGACCAGTATGGGCATGCCACCGGCGACGAGGTGCTAAGAATTGTCTCCGATGTGATCTCGGAACATGTCCGCC
Protein-coding regions in this window:
- a CDS encoding HD domain-containing phosphohydrolase → MIVDDIAVNVRVAQAHLESAGYTNFVTLSDSTEAMERIQDDAPDVILLDIMMPDISGLEILQQLRSQESTARLPVLILTGAESRELKHEALQLGATDFLSKPIDIEELLPRVRNSLVIKGYEDDLKTQVMQRTAELEQAQTELIHCLARAAESRDNDTGAHVIRVGKYAGLIGDELGMDQSEVSRLMQAATLHDVGKIGIRDEILQKPGKLTPEEMIEMQRHCGLGRRVLERVPGFDDFFVQDHTSIGDQIMRACSSPTIQMARTIALTHHERWDGSGYPLGLSGESIPLEGRITAVADVFDAVSSRRSYKDPFSLDESLAIIDEGSGSHFDPAVTAAFLRRVQDIVKIQIQHADVA